A stretch of the Thalassotalea euphylliae genome encodes the following:
- the pilV gene encoding type IV pilus modification protein PilV, with the protein MDNCHSRGMALIEVLVALFILATGILGAVAMQTTAKKGSFDAMQRSLASAMAQDIIERIRSNDVSEAILESYEGNYGENARPLPDNLCNNVASPCTAQQIATNDLYEWTNALQGANSKLSNNNTGGLIDARGCITHNAQLVTVVVSWAGRSEVKGAGGGNCDSSADKRRSIVLTAFLF; encoded by the coding sequence ATGGATAACTGCCATTCGCGTGGAATGGCACTAATAGAAGTTTTAGTCGCATTATTTATCTTAGCGACTGGAATTTTAGGTGCTGTAGCTATGCAAACAACAGCCAAGAAAGGAAGTTTTGATGCTATGCAACGCTCATTAGCCTCGGCTATGGCGCAAGATATTATCGAACGCATTCGTAGCAATGATGTGAGTGAAGCAATATTAGAAAGCTATGAAGGCAACTATGGTGAAAATGCTAGACCTTTGCCAGATAACCTTTGCAATAATGTCGCTTCCCCATGCACTGCACAACAAATAGCAACTAATGACCTATACGAATGGACGAATGCATTGCAGGGAGCAAACTCAAAGTTAAGCAACAATAATACTGGTGGTTTAATCGATGCTAGAGGGTGTATTACCCACAATGCTCAATTAGTAACTGTAGTTGTTAGCTGGGCTGGTCGATCCGAAGTAAAAGGTGCTGGTGGCGGAAATTGCGACTCTTCGGCGGACAAACGCCGTAGTATTGTATTAACAGCATTCTTGTTTTAG